A part of Candidatus Electrothrix aestuarii genomic DNA contains:
- a CDS encoding type II toxin-antitoxin system VapC family toxin, which produces MVKAARQTITETWWAENLQHFAVYVSELVEQEIGQGHPEAAARRVAVTSSIKNLTLSEEAQVIAEQLVTARAVPAGSEEDALHIGIAAANGIDFLLTWNFKHINNASTKADVRRVIEELGYQCPELCSPEELGYIL; this is translated from the coding sequence TTGGTAAAGGCTGCCCGGCAAACCATTACAGAGACGTGGTGGGCTGAAAATCTACAGCACTTCGCGGTGTATGTCTCCGAATTGGTTGAGCAGGAAATCGGACAAGGTCACCCGGAAGCTGCCGCTCGACGGGTGGCTGTAACATCAAGCATTAAAAACCTGACATTATCCGAAGAGGCTCAGGTGATTGCCGAACAACTCGTCACAGCCCGAGCTGTACCGGCAGGTAGCGAAGAGGATGCGTTGCACATAGGTATCGCGGCAGCCAACGGTATTGATTTTCTCCTTACATGGAATTTCAAGCATATCAATAACGCCAGTACGAAAGCAGATGTTCGCCGCGTCATTGAAGAACTGGGCTATCAATGCCCGGAACTTTGTTCACCTGAAGAATTGGGGTATATATTATGA
- a CDS encoding IS1634 family transposase, with protein sequence MESKTTLLSQECSSKILNHLGLVAGTYDELGLGELIDSLIPQDKEKRVVSVGQAVKAMVVNGLGFANRALYLTPHFFQDKPVDRLIGEGIKAQDLNDTVLGRALDTIYKHNPEELYAYLAVRTVERLGLFVRFGHLDSTSFHTDGSYQDNGSEEEDGVVRITKGYSRDHRPDLNQIVLQLICERQAGIPLLMKPLSGNSSDKTDFRKTIQAHIDQLKNDFILKYLVADSALYTAETLRELSRILWISRVPETLALSREVIHAVAPDLMKDPEQAAFRSLGIEYGDVRQRWLVVYSPEAYQRNLKTVNKKCLKLSTAEAKQFDKLCKQDFSCEADALKAFSRFENKLKMLSIHGAHVVALPRHTGKGRPAKGKHPDFYVYRIEGNPASLLHERTRLLERKSCFILATNQLDCEELSDEELREAYKDQQKVERGFRFLKDPFFMASTLFLKSRKRIMALMMVMTLCLLVYAALEYRIREELDTNNETFPNQKGKPVSAPTARWVFQFFSGIHVLIIGGAQQAVLNLNEHHLRLLRLLGARYEILYS encoded by the coding sequence ATGGAAAGCAAAACAACTCTTTTATCGCAGGAATGCTCCAGTAAGATTCTCAATCATTTGGGTTTAGTAGCCGGTACGTATGATGAACTCGGACTGGGCGAGTTAATTGACAGTTTGATTCCTCAGGATAAAGAGAAACGGGTGGTCTCGGTCGGTCAGGCAGTTAAGGCGATGGTTGTTAATGGGTTGGGGTTCGCAAATCGGGCACTGTATCTGACCCCGCATTTTTTTCAGGACAAGCCTGTGGATCGACTCATCGGAGAAGGCATTAAGGCTCAGGACCTGAACGACACAGTGTTAGGTCGGGCCTTGGACACAATTTACAAGCATAATCCCGAAGAGTTATATGCGTATCTTGCGGTCAGGACAGTTGAGCGTCTCGGATTATTTGTCCGTTTCGGCCACTTGGATTCAACAAGCTTTCATACCGATGGCAGCTATCAGGACAACGGATCAGAAGAGGAAGATGGTGTTGTTCGGATTACAAAAGGCTACAGTCGGGATCATCGTCCAGATCTAAACCAGATTGTTTTGCAGCTGATTTGTGAACGACAAGCTGGTATCCCGCTTCTCATGAAACCGCTCAGTGGCAACAGTAGCGACAAAACAGATTTTCGGAAAACAATTCAAGCGCATATTGATCAGCTGAAAAACGATTTCATCCTGAAGTATCTGGTTGCAGACAGTGCGCTCTATACAGCGGAGACACTCAGGGAATTGAGCAGGATCTTGTGGATTTCCCGAGTGCCGGAGACCTTGGCCCTGTCCCGGGAAGTTATCCATGCAGTAGCACCAGATTTGATGAAGGATCCAGAACAAGCAGCTTTTCGCAGTCTCGGGATAGAGTATGGCGATGTCAGGCAGCGCTGGTTAGTTGTCTATTCTCCTGAAGCATATCAACGAAATCTCAAGACCGTGAACAAAAAATGTCTGAAGTTGAGCACAGCTGAGGCCAAGCAGTTCGATAAATTATGCAAGCAGGATTTTTCTTGCGAGGCTGATGCGTTAAAGGCCTTCTCCCGTTTTGAAAACAAACTGAAAATGCTCTCAATTCATGGCGCTCATGTTGTTGCCTTGCCTCGTCATACGGGGAAAGGACGACCTGCCAAGGGGAAACATCCGGATTTTTATGTTTATCGAATTGAAGGCAACCCAGCATCCCTGCTTCATGAGAGAACTCGGTTGTTGGAGCGAAAAAGCTGTTTTATTCTGGCAACGAACCAGTTGGATTGCGAAGAGTTGTCCGATGAGGAACTTCGGGAAGCGTACAAAGATCAGCAAAAGGTTGAGCGGGGCTTTCGCTTCCTCAAAGATCCATTTTTCATGGCTTCCACTCTTTTCCTGAAATCTCGAAAACGTATCATGGCCCTGATGATGGTCATGACCCTTTGCCTTCTCGTTTATGCAGCTTTAGAGTATCGTATCCGGGAAGAGCTTGATACAAATAACGAAACTTTCCCAAATCAGAAGGGAAAGCCCGTTTCTGCTCCTACAGCCCGTTGGGTATTTCAGTTTTTTTCAGGAATTCATGTGCTGATTATCGGGGGTGCGCAACAAGCAGTTTTAAATTTGAATGAGCACCACCTGCGTCTACTCAGATTGTTGGGTGCGAGGTATGAAATACTATATTCCTGA